Proteins encoded in a region of the Haloarcula litorea genome:
- a CDS encoding AbrB/MazE/SpoVT family DNA-binding domain-containing protein translates to MGKTDATATEGKEITLKVDDRGRVTLPKEIRDQLGIEANDEIPATLVGSVLEVNPKPSAKLETATAGRDRWENTTPADAGEALFGPMDG, encoded by the coding sequence ATGGGAAAGACAGATGCTACGGCGACCGAGGGTAAGGAGATCACGCTGAAAGTCGACGACCGAGGGCGGGTGACACTCCCGAAGGAGATCCGAGACCAGCTCGGCATCGAAGCGAACGACGAAATTCCGGCCACGCTGGTTGGCTCAGTCCTCGAAGTCAACCCCAAGCCCAGCGCAAAACTCGAAACTGCTACAGCGGGCCGAGATCGATGGGAAAACACCACTCCCGCCGACGCTGGTGAAGCGCTCTTCGGCCCGATGGACGGCTGA
- a CDS encoding MEDS domain-containing protein: MRRPEVSDSTHLPHAATPTVDDFRATLNETDLARHLAYFYESPRAQLALAAEFIDYGLQSNYKCLYLTDENSPAAVESAFSAAGIDVAQRREESDLCIDDASNVYLESGFDPDRMVSRLESACDDSVEAGYEGLFVAGENTWCFHTESSFDHIVRFESDFDEICPTLPVHALCQYDLTRFSEESIAKALWTHEQVVYRNMICENPYYISPSEYTTTERPELNARLMLEQMHDLTQAHRDIEQRDQRLTVLNRVLRHNISNDLTVIAGTLDALAEMGDFDEPMRERVHAAIQHCEKIAGMSDKARYIRQTIGQSRTEHTELGPVIDRAIDQLKIDHPDANVTISGRYDIDVFVDENFDIAVHEILIALVLLQETDPGTVSITLSTPRPDTATLDFHTPGVVIPEQTQKAIQQGYETQLEHGYDIGLWLVKWIVENAYGSLSFPPGQPEEPQFRLQIRRLTD, encoded by the coding sequence ATGAGACGCCCCGAGGTGAGCGACTCGACTCACCTCCCTCACGCTGCGACTCCCACGGTGGATGATTTCCGAGCCACCCTCAACGAGACAGACCTCGCACGCCATCTCGCGTATTTTTACGAATCACCTAGAGCACAGCTCGCTCTCGCGGCCGAATTTATCGACTACGGCCTCCAGTCAAACTACAAATGCCTGTATCTGACCGACGAGAATAGTCCTGCAGCGGTCGAGAGCGCGTTCAGCGCCGCCGGGATTGACGTAGCTCAACGGCGTGAAGAGTCGGACCTGTGCATCGACGATGCCTCGAATGTGTACTTGGAGTCTGGGTTCGATCCCGATCGAATGGTCTCGCGACTCGAATCGGCCTGTGACGACAGCGTCGAGGCGGGGTACGAAGGCCTGTTCGTCGCGGGTGAAAACACGTGGTGTTTTCATACCGAGTCGTCGTTCGATCACATCGTCAGGTTCGAATCAGATTTCGACGAGATCTGTCCGACGCTCCCGGTTCACGCGCTCTGCCAGTACGACCTAACGCGGTTCAGCGAAGAATCGATCGCAAAGGCTCTCTGGACCCACGAACAGGTCGTGTATCGAAATATGATCTGCGAGAATCCGTACTACATCTCGCCGAGTGAGTACACCACAACGGAGCGGCCAGAACTGAATGCACGGCTGATGCTCGAACAGATGCACGACCTGACGCAGGCCCACCGAGATATCGAGCAGCGTGATCAACGCCTGACGGTCCTCAATCGCGTGTTGCGACACAATATCAGCAACGACCTGACCGTGATTGCTGGAACGTTAGATGCTCTCGCCGAGATGGGTGACTTCGATGAGCCGATGCGAGAGCGGGTCCACGCTGCGATCCAGCACTGTGAAAAAATTGCTGGGATGTCGGACAAAGCTCGGTATATTCGCCAGACGATCGGCCAGAGTCGGACCGAACACACAGAACTCGGACCGGTTATCGACCGAGCCATCGACCAACTGAAGATCGACCATCCGGACGCGAATGTTACCATATCTGGGCGCTACGACATCGACGTATTTGTCGACGAAAACTTCGATATCGCAGTCCACGAAATACTTATCGCACTGGTCCTGCTGCAAGAGACCGATCCTGGGACGGTGTCGATTACCCTCTCGACACCCCGGCCAGATACCGCGACGCTGGATTTCCATACGCCAGGAGTCGTCATTCCAGAGCAAACCCAGAAGGCGATCCAACAGGGGTACGAGACACAGTTGGAACACGGCTACGATATCGGCCTCTGGCTGGTCAAGTGGATCGTCGAGAACGCCTACGGGAGTCTGAGCTTCCCACCAGGTCAGCCGGAAGAGCCCCAGTTCCGGCTGCAGATACGGCGGCTGACTGACTGA
- a CDS encoding DUF7504 family protein — MTDNRSGVTNHISEAESVLLLAPSETAPDNRACIDFLTQSPPDETNVLSVTLEMTPDQRLGVWQQAVGETLPHQTTILDARPGTDASVGTDTVTSVPELELDVLRPSAGVTDLGLTIARILGAWSETPRPTQVCLHSVTELLARFDERDVVELIAGLNDLQNDLDVCAHHHLDPTACEDSVLPTLRPLYDAVLEHDGEGWIVSEATDTDVSPSFRRTTPPPGGTSVVTAERPETIPMPYSFDGVLDLLSDPIRRTILYYLKDRDRGEISLETVIDDVHRRATAVPARDPPARTVLETSCHHNHFPMLAEAGVIRLDREGGTLWYEPNEALESCLRYVETLELG; from the coding sequence ATGACAGATAATCGGTCGGGTGTCACCAATCATATCTCGGAGGCAGAGTCGGTTCTCCTGCTGGCTCCGTCCGAGACAGCACCTGACAACCGGGCGTGTATCGACTTCCTGACCCAGTCACCACCCGACGAGACGAACGTGTTGAGTGTCACACTCGAAATGACGCCTGACCAGCGGTTGGGCGTCTGGCAGCAGGCCGTCGGGGAGACACTTCCACACCAAACAACGATCCTCGACGCACGGCCCGGTACCGATGCGTCGGTCGGCACAGATACGGTCACGTCGGTACCGGAGCTCGAACTCGATGTGTTGCGGCCCTCTGCGGGAGTCACCGATCTCGGATTGACGATCGCCCGGATACTGGGGGCCTGGAGTGAAACCCCGCGTCCCACACAGGTCTGTCTGCATTCGGTTACGGAACTACTGGCACGTTTCGACGAGCGGGATGTTGTCGAGCTCATCGCGGGACTGAACGACCTCCAAAACGATCTCGATGTCTGCGCGCATCACCATCTTGATCCGACAGCCTGTGAGGACTCGGTCTTGCCGACACTGCGCCCACTCTATGATGCCGTGCTCGAACACGACGGTGAGGGCTGGATCGTCTCCGAAGCAACTGATACCGATGTCTCACCGTCGTTCCGTCGCACGACACCGCCTCCGGGTGGCACGTCGGTCGTGACGGCCGAGCGGCCCGAGACAATACCGATGCCGTACTCGTTCGATGGGGTCTTGGACTTACTCTCGGACCCGATCCGGCGGACCATTCTCTACTATCTCAAGGACCGAGACCGCGGCGAGATTTCGCTCGAGACCGTTATTGACGATGTCCACAGGCGAGCAACGGCCGTTCCGGCTCGTGATCCACCGGCACGGACCGTGCTCGAGACGAGCTGTCACCACAATCATTTCCCGATGTTAGCGGAGGCGGGCGTCATCAGGCTCGATCGTGAGGGGGGCACACTCTGGTACGAACCGAACGAGGCACTTGAATCGTGCCTCCGATACGTCGAAACGCTGGAACTCGGCTAA
- a CDS encoding PAS domain S-box protein codes for MGEQANIRVLHVDDEPDFAEMTADFLKREYDGFTVEIAMSASEGLDHLSHDDFDCIVSDYEMPGQNGIEFLKSVREEAPDLPFVLFTGKGSEEVASEAISAGVTDYLQKEYGTDQYTVLANRLRNAVRRYRAEKDRKRQRKAIETAQEGISILDQGGEFIYVNQAYADIYGYEPDEMNGEHWELIYPDDEVAVAQNVILPTVAEKGYWSGETTGLRADGTTFPEDHTVAQTDTGELICSVRDRSVQQQQETELTQFRTLVETINDPVYVLDKAGRFEYVNDAFVEMVGYGRETIIGAPPKLIKSAEAVDRAETNLGRLLSSDGPDSVQFEIEIKPEQGEPIPCEDHMGVLPYEGECFEGSVGILRDISERKERERELKRQNQRLDEFASVVSHDLQNPLSVAVGGIDLAKEECDSEHLERTERALDRMEDLIEDLLGLARGDEPVTDSKPVDLARIAQECWKNVKTTDATLVIEADRMVYADESRLMQLFENLSSNAVEHGGSGVTVTVGSLDDGFYIEDDGCGIPTDEYDDVFTPGHSSSDDGTGFGLSIVKQIVAAHDWEIRLTEGTAGGARFEITSVDLVTN; via the coding sequence ATGGGTGAACAGGCGAATATCCGCGTTCTCCACGTCGATGACGAGCCGGATTTCGCTGAGATGACTGCTGACTTTCTGAAACGCGAGTACGATGGATTCACCGTTGAGATCGCGATGAGTGCTAGCGAGGGGCTTGACCATCTCTCCCACGATGACTTCGACTGTATCGTTTCTGATTATGAGATGCCCGGACAGAACGGCATCGAATTCCTCAAATCCGTCCGTGAGGAGGCTCCTGATCTGCCATTTGTGTTGTTCACTGGCAAAGGTTCCGAGGAGGTCGCCAGCGAAGCCATCTCCGCTGGTGTGACGGACTATCTCCAGAAAGAGTATGGGACTGACCAGTACACCGTGTTGGCGAACCGACTACGAAACGCCGTCCGACGATATCGTGCAGAGAAAGACCGTAAGCGTCAGCGCAAAGCAATCGAAACAGCACAGGAAGGTATCAGCATCCTCGATCAGGGCGGGGAATTCATCTATGTCAATCAGGCGTACGCGGATATCTACGGGTACGAACCCGACGAGATGAACGGGGAACACTGGGAGCTGATCTATCCCGATGACGAGGTAGCAGTCGCACAGAACGTGATCTTGCCGACGGTCGCCGAGAAAGGCTACTGGAGCGGGGAAACGACTGGCCTCCGGGCTGATGGAACGACCTTTCCCGAGGACCACACCGTTGCACAGACGGATACCGGTGAGCTAATCTGTTCGGTTCGGGATCGCTCTGTCCAACAGCAGCAGGAGACCGAACTCACCCAATTTCGAACGCTTGTCGAGACGATCAACGATCCGGTCTACGTTCTCGATAAGGCAGGACGGTTCGAATATGTGAACGACGCGTTCGTCGAGATGGTCGGATACGGCCGTGAGACGATCATCGGAGCGCCGCCAAAACTGATCAAGTCAGCGGAGGCAGTCGACCGAGCGGAAACCAATCTCGGACGCCTTCTCTCGTCGGACGGGCCCGACAGCGTGCAGTTCGAGATCGAGATCAAGCCCGAGCAGGGTGAGCCGATCCCCTGCGAGGACCATATGGGTGTCTTGCCCTACGAGGGCGAGTGTTTCGAGGGATCAGTCGGCATTTTGCGCGACATTTCCGAGCGCAAGGAGCGGGAACGAGAGCTCAAACGGCAGAACCAGCGCCTCGATGAGTTCGCCAGCGTGGTCTCGCATGATCTTCAGAACCCGCTCAGTGTGGCCGTAGGGGGTATAGATCTCGCAAAGGAGGAGTGTGACAGCGAGCATCTGGAGCGAACCGAACGTGCTCTGGATCGAATGGAGGACCTGATTGAGGATCTTCTAGGGCTGGCTCGCGGAGACGAGCCAGTCACTGACTCTAAGCCAGTTGATCTTGCAAGGATAGCCCAGGAGTGCTGGAAGAACGTCAAAACGACGGACGCTACGCTTGTGATAGAGGCTGACAGAATGGTTTACGCCGACGAGAGTCGGCTTATGCAACTGTTCGAAAACCTATCCAGTAATGCAGTCGAACACGGTGGTAGCGGGGTGACGGTAACTGTCGGTAGCCTTGACGACGGATTCTATATCGAAGACGACGGCTGTGGAATTCCCACAGACGAGTACGATGACGTGTTCACTCCAGGGCATTCAAGCAGCGACGATGGGACAGGGTTCGGGCTGAGTATCGTCAAACAGATCGTTGCGGCCCACGATTGGGAGATCCGTCTCACGGAAGGCACCGCGGGCGGTGCACGATTCGAGATCACGAGCGTCGATTTGGTTACTAACTGA
- a CDS encoding Fic family protein — MAGDTLPDEAPGEYIPFGQRPYYLPDPLPPARELEFDADFQQLLQDAIYQLGRLEGIGDETEANPLLYTTMVRREAVESVVLEGADIEIEDVFRSQDLADSGTTRKDVQEALNYERTITEGANHLGEGDQITLPLVQELHELLMADVRGHCEFPGEFRAKPINLPAASSFQEPFVPPAPDRIPELMTNLIEYCNTTSEYHDLVQFGLVHYQFETIHPFEDGNGRLGRILITLQLIQNGYLTQPYLYPSAYFNRNKIEYADRMRTVSETGAWEPWLEFFVEALRSQAAEAVERTNELRDLRREYERTYGHEKTAADRLAMRLFKQPYVTTNDVADLLDVTAQTARNAIQELEAQGVLTETTGKERYQEFKAVDIFEILDRPLE, encoded by the coding sequence ATGGCGGGCGACACACTTCCCGACGAGGCCCCCGGCGAGTACATCCCGTTCGGACAGCGGCCGTACTATCTGCCGGATCCACTGCCACCGGCACGGGAGCTCGAGTTCGATGCCGACTTCCAACAGTTGCTGCAGGATGCAATCTATCAACTCGGTCGCTTGGAGGGAATCGGTGACGAGACAGAAGCAAACCCACTCCTGTACACGACGATGGTCCGCCGAGAGGCCGTCGAGTCGGTCGTCCTCGAGGGTGCTGACATCGAGATCGAGGACGTGTTTCGCTCGCAGGACCTCGCCGATAGCGGTACCACGCGGAAGGACGTCCAGGAGGCGCTGAACTACGAGCGGACGATCACCGAGGGTGCGAACCACCTCGGCGAAGGTGACCAGATTACGCTCCCGCTGGTACAGGAGCTCCACGAACTGTTGATGGCGGACGTCCGCGGCCACTGTGAGTTCCCCGGGGAATTCCGTGCGAAGCCGATCAACCTTCCCGCTGCCTCGTCGTTCCAGGAGCCGTTTGTCCCGCCCGCACCGGACCGGATTCCCGAGCTGATGACGAACCTCATCGAGTACTGCAACACGACCAGCGAGTACCACGATCTCGTCCAGTTCGGGCTCGTCCACTACCAGTTCGAGACGATTCACCCGTTCGAGGACGGGAACGGCCGGCTGGGGCGTATCCTCATCACACTCCAACTAATCCAGAACGGCTATCTCACACAGCCATATCTGTATCCGAGTGCCTACTTCAACCGCAACAAGATCGAGTACGCCGACCGGATGCGGACGGTCAGCGAAACCGGTGCGTGGGAGCCCTGGCTGGAGTTCTTCGTCGAAGCCCTCCGCTCACAAGCTGCCGAAGCGGTCGAGCGAACGAACGAACTCCGCGACCTTCGGCGGGAGTACGAGCGGACCTACGGGCACGAAAAGACAGCTGCCGACCGGCTGGCGATGCGGCTGTTCAAACAGCCCTACGTGACCACGAACGACGTTGCCGATCTGCTGGATGTCACCGCACAGACGGCACGGAACGCGATTCAGGAACTCGAAGCGCAGGGCGTCCTGACGGAAACGACCGGGAAAGAGCGGTATCAGGAGTTCAAAGCCGTCGATATCTTCGAGATCCTCGATCGACCGCTGGAATAG
- a CDS encoding DUF7534 family protein: protein MYESLFIILGFAIAAQIAPPDVYSQLLATLVILTISLPLSYWLVYKRQ from the coding sequence ATCTACGAGTCTCTGTTCATTATCCTCGGATTCGCAATCGCCGCTCAGATCGCGCCCCCAGACGTCTACAGCCAACTACTCGCGACGTTGGTGATCCTCACGATTTCACTCCCACTTTCCTACTGGCTGGTGTACAAACGTCAGTAA
- a CDS encoding MarR family transcriptional regulator, whose product MPIDIDRFEQDSSEELRSGGRTNAEEIITFLAANPEQAYTPKEIHEATDVSRGSVGVVVSRLEDRELVRHRGEYWAIGEAEDIDTTLSSLATARAATDRFGEENPDEWGLGVDESAASSE is encoded by the coding sequence ATGCCAATCGACATCGACCGGTTCGAGCAGGACTCGAGCGAGGAACTCCGCTCGGGCGGTCGAACGAACGCCGAGGAGATCATTACGTTCCTCGCTGCCAACCCCGAGCAGGCGTACACGCCCAAGGAGATCCACGAGGCGACCGACGTCTCACGCGGGAGCGTCGGGGTCGTCGTCTCCCGGCTCGAGGACCGCGAGCTCGTCCGCCACCGGGGGGAGTACTGGGCGATCGGCGAGGCCGAGGACATCGACACCACGCTCTCGTCGCTGGCGACCGCTCGCGCAGCGACCGACCGCTTCGGCGAGGAGAATCCTGACGAGTGGGGCCTGGGCGTCGACGAGTCCGCGGCGTCGTCGGAATGA
- a CDS encoding DUF6498-containing protein encodes MSRPATLRWMPFTALLPGLVVPVGVLLLDWPIAVVLGVFVLEIWAVVVWSAVKIPFAAKRPRNMIDGDDRLLGPLQTKRGAVSLPGPLPPVYLRNVPTLLLTVCFLAPLEVGAAFLVFAFTDPTITTPVVEQILLGGVGVFLAEGVETAREYFTRGGYREHSPRSVVLVPFKHLFAVGALLFVAGPLQGTAVSGEVVLGLLVGGKFLYDLRRFQVARDPDARGLFYRLYGSAETEPKPVPVEVPPGEPVVRARPPRAAALLDALYRGGRYTLTSSVLVVYLAAGFFLAFGATAVGLVFLGIVAVFASVRTVSRYLRYGTVEYRGYDGTLVVYDRVLEKPQARLERSAVTDLETTADVVDRLVDTRTVRLGGMDDGNTPRFRLTVPDPEELDGDDANSNESLSLVHVRNPRRLIDALGVTWRLDESTDSESG; translated from the coding sequence GTGTCGCGTCCCGCCACGCTCCGCTGGATGCCATTCACCGCCCTCCTCCCGGGACTGGTCGTCCCGGTCGGTGTGCTCCTCCTCGACTGGCCGATAGCGGTCGTCCTCGGGGTATTCGTGCTCGAAATCTGGGCCGTCGTCGTCTGGTCCGCCGTGAAGATCCCCTTCGCCGCCAAGCGCCCCCGGAATATGATCGACGGGGACGACCGACTCCTCGGGCCGCTCCAGACGAAACGCGGAGCGGTCTCCCTTCCGGGGCCCCTCCCGCCCGTCTACCTCCGGAACGTTCCGACTCTGCTCCTGACGGTGTGTTTCCTCGCGCCCCTCGAGGTCGGCGCAGCGTTCCTCGTGTTCGCGTTCACCGACCCAACGATAACGACCCCGGTGGTCGAGCAGATACTGCTCGGTGGCGTCGGCGTTTTCCTCGCCGAGGGGGTCGAGACGGCCCGAGAGTACTTCACCCGCGGCGGGTACCGAGAGCATTCACCGCGGTCGGTCGTCCTCGTCCCGTTCAAACACCTGTTCGCTGTCGGCGCACTGCTGTTCGTCGCCGGACCACTCCAGGGGACCGCCGTGAGCGGCGAGGTCGTCCTCGGGCTCCTGGTCGGCGGGAAGTTCCTCTACGACCTCAGACGGTTCCAGGTGGCACGCGACCCCGACGCTCGCGGACTGTTCTACCGGCTCTACGGGAGCGCCGAGACCGAACCGAAGCCGGTCCCCGTTGAGGTGCCCCCTGGGGAGCCCGTGGTCCGCGCCCGGCCACCACGAGCCGCGGCCCTGCTTGACGCGCTCTACCGTGGCGGCAGATACACGCTCACCAGCAGCGTCCTCGTCGTCTACCTCGCGGCCGGGTTCTTCCTCGCGTTCGGCGCGACGGCCGTCGGCCTCGTCTTCCTCGGCATCGTCGCCGTCTTCGCCAGTGTCAGGACGGTCTCGCGGTACCTCAGATACGGGACCGTGGAATACCGGGGATACGACGGCACGCTCGTCGTCTACGATCGGGTCCTCGAGAAGCCACAGGCTCGGCTCGAACGGAGCGCCGTGACCGATCTCGAGACCACAGCGGACGTCGTCGACCGATTGGTCGACACGAGAACGGTCCGACTAGGCGGAATGGACGACGGCAACACGCCGCGGTTCCGACTCACGGTCCCTGACCCCGAAGAACTGGATGGCGACGACGCCAACTCGAACGAATCACTGTCGCTCGTCCACGTTCGCAACCCCCGTCGGTTGATCGATGCCCTCGGCGTCACCTGGCGACTGGACGAGTCGACCGACTCGGAGAGCGGGTAG
- a CDS encoding HalOD1 output domain-containing protein: protein MTETVTSEILERIAQQENTTPAALDFILHEYIDPEALNTLVNQSSSAQIVKFEVPEYEVTISGQNDIEIQPLESGSSSDSCPLRTERC from the coding sequence ATGACCGAGACGGTTACGTCAGAAATTCTCGAGCGGATCGCTCAACAGGAAAACACGACGCCAGCAGCCCTGGATTTCATACTCCACGAGTATATCGACCCGGAAGCTCTAAACACCTTAGTCAACCAATCATCGTCGGCCCAGATTGTGAAATTCGAGGTGCCGGAATACGAGGTGACCATTTCCGGCCAGAACGACATCGAGATCCAGCCACTTGAGTCCGGCTCATCGTCTGACTCCTGCCCCCTCCGAACCGAGCGTTGCTGA
- a CDS encoding Cdc6/Cdc18 family protein — translation MWLQHREGQIGQLSSALSPLQARWSDHICIFGPSGAGKTTVAKYTLNQFEAEQIGVRWAYVNGMADNSKAAVMHYAVRDVGLGADLRREGSPTSVAVDRLRECEDSLIVVLDEVAVIDADAIYVLCEVPGVELICITTDEDGWRADLDQKVHSRLSAAETIRPDKYSHAELVDILDDRVVHGLIASRVADSAVEYIADLAAGDARAAIAHLRRAAVYVEEHDMRELTPEVVDAVEEDAQQAVIQEKIHSLGTHQRHLFRIIREAGEIDAGTLHARYEQQVDGPKSKPSRRRYLKSLRRYELIESDGNGRGTVYRSLV, via the coding sequence GTGTGGCTACAACACCGAGAAGGCCAGATTGGCCAGCTCTCGTCGGCACTCTCGCCGCTCCAGGCTCGCTGGAGCGACCACATCTGCATCTTCGGTCCCTCCGGCGCGGGAAAGACCACCGTCGCGAAGTACACGCTGAACCAGTTCGAAGCCGAGCAAATCGGGGTCCGCTGGGCCTACGTCAACGGGATGGCCGACAACTCGAAGGCCGCGGTGATGCACTATGCCGTTCGAGATGTGGGGCTTGGGGCCGATCTCCGCCGTGAGGGGTCTCCCACGTCGGTGGCCGTCGACCGGCTCCGGGAGTGCGAGGACAGTCTCATCGTCGTGCTCGACGAGGTCGCGGTGATCGACGCGGACGCAATCTACGTGTTGTGTGAGGTGCCCGGCGTTGAACTCATCTGTATCACCACCGACGAGGACGGCTGGCGGGCGGACCTTGACCAGAAGGTCCACTCGCGGCTGAGCGCGGCCGAGACGATTCGCCCCGACAAGTACAGCCACGCCGAACTCGTGGACATCCTCGACGATCGCGTGGTCCACGGGCTGATCGCGTCGCGTGTCGCCGACAGCGCCGTCGAGTACATCGCCGACCTCGCAGCCGGCGACGCTCGCGCGGCGATCGCTCATCTACGGAGGGCCGCCGTCTACGTCGAGGAGCACGATATGCGGGAACTGACGCCCGAGGTGGTCGACGCGGTCGAGGAGGACGCCCAGCAGGCCGTGATACAGGAGAAGATTCACTCGCTGGGGACTCACCAGCGCCACCTGTTCCGCATCATCCGCGAGGCTGGCGAGATCGACGCCGGCACGCTCCACGCACGGTACGAACAGCAGGTCGATGGGCCGAAATCGAAGCCGAGCCGGCGACGCTACCTCAAGAGCCTCCGGCGGTACGAACTCATCGAGAGTGACGGGAACGGTCGCGGGACCGTGTATCGCTCGCTGGTCTGA
- a CDS encoding alpha/beta hydrolase family protein, which yields MSNNKTILLVALLLVFGGGTLAYVVQTDGGSIETRDVRFAASNGQMIDGTLYIPPGATASDPAPGVVAIHGYINTRETQSPFAIEFARRGFVVLAIDQAGHGHSDPPAFGNGFGGPPALSYMRSLAFVDDENIGLEGHSMGGWASVSAAAAHPDGYESVVLEGSSTGSFPGVPAGNETFPRNTAVVFSEYDEFSTLMWGVPHASNVERSEKLQTLFGTNQTVEEGRTYGNVEAGTARRLYTPATTHPGDHLSTTAVGDAIEWMQLTLEGEDEMPPGNQIWWLKELGTLASLLGGVLFLFPFGALVLRNNRLSSVSREVPDAAGLTGNGWYGAVAVAALVPVVTYFPLNLIGQGFVPTNWFFPQQITNGVMVWALGNGLVTAGLVGVWHYRSDRTTLAQYGFDTGDSRQTLLQSAAAAVTIVGGFYGLLAAVGYLFDTDFRFWVFAMKLPTTTQFRIALIYLVPLTLFFLALELLLHGQLRRGDRSFRTALGQNWVAVVGGFILLLLVQYGVLLTGSPLPFGQPLLTIVAFQFVALLSIVTAISTYFFRKTGRVWVGAFVNALLVTFVLVAGTATHAPL from the coding sequence ATGTCGAACAACAAGACAATCCTGTTGGTGGCGCTGCTGCTGGTTTTCGGCGGCGGCACACTCGCCTATGTCGTCCAGACTGACGGCGGGAGCATCGAAACGCGAGACGTTCGCTTCGCTGCGTCGAACGGGCAGATGATAGACGGCACACTGTACATTCCACCTGGGGCTACTGCCTCGGATCCTGCACCGGGCGTGGTGGCGATACACGGTTATATCAACACGCGAGAGACACAGTCGCCCTTCGCCATCGAGTTTGCCCGGCGCGGATTCGTCGTCCTCGCGATAGACCAAGCCGGACACGGTCACTCCGATCCGCCGGCCTTCGGGAACGGATTCGGTGGGCCTCCGGCTCTCTCGTATATGCGGTCGCTGGCGTTCGTCGACGACGAAAATATCGGACTGGAGGGCCACTCGATGGGCGGGTGGGCAAGCGTCTCAGCGGCTGCTGCCCACCCAGATGGGTACGAATCGGTCGTTCTGGAGGGTTCGTCGACGGGGAGTTTCCCGGGCGTGCCAGCTGGCAACGAGACGTTCCCCCGGAACACTGCCGTCGTGTTCAGCGAGTACGACGAGTTCTCGACGCTGATGTGGGGAGTCCCCCACGCGTCGAACGTCGAGCGGAGTGAGAAACTTCAGACGCTGTTTGGCACGAACCAGACAGTCGAGGAGGGACGGACGTATGGAAACGTCGAGGCTGGGACGGCGCGACGACTGTACACCCCCGCGACGACTCATCCCGGCGACCACCTCTCGACAACAGCCGTCGGTGACGCCATCGAGTGGATGCAGCTCACGCTCGAGGGGGAAGACGAGATGCCTCCGGGCAACCAGATCTGGTGGCTGAAGGAACTCGGGACGCTCGCTTCGTTGCTCGGCGGCGTCTTGTTCCTGTTCCCATTCGGGGCGCTGGTTCTTCGGAATAACCGCCTCTCGTCGGTTTCACGCGAGGTCCCAGACGCTGCAGGGCTGACCGGAAACGGCTGGTACGGGGCCGTCGCCGTCGCCGCGCTCGTTCCCGTCGTAACCTATTTCCCGCTCAATCTGATCGGACAGGGGTTCGTCCCGACCAACTGGTTCTTCCCCCAGCAGATCACCAACGGTGTGATGGTGTGGGCACTGGGCAACGGCCTCGTGACTGCCGGCCTGGTTGGGGTGTGGCACTACCGCTCCGACAGAACGACTCTCGCCCAGTATGGCTTCGATACGGGTGATAGTCGGCAGACACTCCTCCAGTCGGCTGCCGCAGCGGTAACTATCGTCGGTGGTTTCTACGGGCTCCTGGCGGCGGTGGGCTATCTCTTCGACACCGACTTCCGCTTCTGGGTGTTCGCGATGAAGCTTCCGACCACCACGCAGTTCCGTATCGCACTGATCTATCTCGTCCCACTGACGCTGTTCTTCCTCGCGTTAGAGCTGCTGTTGCACGGGCAGCTCAGACGTGGTGATCGGTCCTTCCGGACGGCACTTGGTCAGAACTGGGTCGCCGTCGTCGGCGGATTCATCCTCTTGTTGCTCGTCCAGTATGGCGTCCTGCTGACCGGGAGTCCGCTCCCCTTCGGTCAGCCACTTCTGACGATCGTCGCCTTCCAGTTCGTCGCGTTGCTCTCCATCGTGACTGCCATCTCGACGTATTTCTTCCGGAAAACCGGGCGAGTGTGGGTTGGTGCGTTCGTCAACGCGCTCCTCGTGACGTTCGTGTTGGTCGCTGGGACTGCAACGCACGCACCGCTATAA
- a CDS encoding AbrB/MazE/SpoVT family DNA-binding domain-containing protein, with the protein MSTETDEKTTRITRKGQVTIPKELREELGLEEGDEVRWEKTEDGIQVRKATRSAGRGMLVDDDVSDAKREEMADEMEADIREQRRTEWQPE; encoded by the coding sequence ATGAGCACCGAGACAGACGAGAAGACGACACGCATCACACGGAAGGGGCAGGTAACGATCCCGAAAGAGCTACGCGAGGAACTCGGCCTCGAGGAAGGCGACGAGGTCCGCTGGGAGAAAACCGAAGACGGGATCCAGGTGCGAAAGGCGACTCGCTCCGCCGGCCGCGGGATGCTCGTCGACGACGATGTGTCCGACGCAAAGCGGGAGGAGATGGCCGATGAGATGGAAGCCGACATCCGCGAGCAGCGCCGGACGGAGTGGCAGCCTGAATGA